The sequence CCGGCGGGCGACATCGGGGTGTTCGTCCAGCCAGGTGCCGACGGCGAGCACGGTGAGGCGGGCGCCGTGCTGCTCGGCCGTGCTCAGCAGGGAGTGGGCGATGCCGGGGTCGCCCTGGCCGTGGAAGGTGAGGGCGACCTGGGGGCGGGTGCGCGGGCCGTGGGTGATCTGGGCGGGCAGGCCGGGATAGGCGCGGGGGGCGGGGGCGGCCTGGGCGCCGGCCGACGGGTGGCCGGAGGCGCGGGCGGCGGACGGGGACGCGGAACCCGGGGTGGTGGGCGCGGCGGTCTGGCCCGCACCGCAACCGGCGGCGAGCGCGCCGCCGGCGACGAGTCCGGCGCCCGCACGCAGCACCTCGCGTCGGTTGGAAGTGGTCACCCGAACCATTTAAGGCGCGTTTGGTAAGAAAACCGCCGATTACCCCGAAAGGGCGACGGTTTCGGGTCGCCGTATGGACGTGGCAAGGGCGGCGTCACGCCCTTGTCACCGGTCGGCCACCCGCATCTCGAACCATGTCGTCTTGCCCCGCGGCAGCAGGTCGACGCCCCAGCGGTCGGAGAGCTTGTCCACGAGGAACAGTCCGCGGCCGCTGACGTCCAGCTCCTGAACCGGCATCAGACACGGCAGCCCGCGCGAGGGGTCGCGGACCTCGACCCGGATCCGGCCGGGGCGGCAGCGCATCCTGAGACCGAAGACCCGGGCGCCGGTGTGCCGTACGGCGTTGCCGACGAGTTCGGACACGAGTAAGACCGTGTCCTCGGCCAGCTTGGGGGTCAGCCGCCAGGTGCGCAGTACGACGACCTGGGTGAGCCGGCGGGCGGTGGCCGCGGACTCCGGGCGGGACGGCAGGGGTACCTCCACCTCCGCCGGGTTGCCGAACAGTTCGAGCGCCTTGAGCGCCTGTTCGTCCTCGACCCCGGGCGACCAGCGTGCCGCGGCCGCACGACTGTGTCCCCGTGGCTGTTCAATGCCCTCCAGCCCCGCCATGCCCCCATGATGGCCGTCCGGAGGCGTCTTGGGGGCCGTTCCGGAGGAATACGCCCCCCACGCGCCCCCGTGCCCCACTCTGCGCCCGGCATATGCCGACGGCACGTCGACCTCTGGTGTGACCCGGTTGACCTGCGCGGACGGCTCGCTTCCGGGCAATCGCCGGGCTCCCTCGACAGAGCGGGCTTAAGGCTGCCTTAAGGCTCCCATAAACCGCTCCATCGGGGGACCCGGACGAGACGACGCGTCAATTGCAAGGAGGACTGCGTGAGTTGCGGGGAAGCTCACACCTGTGACGCTCAGCGGAACTTGGCCTTGCCCGGCCCCTCCTCCACGAAGCTGCGCATGCCCCTCTCGCGGTCCTCGGTGGCGAACAGGCCCGCGAACCAGTTCCGTTCGACGGTGAGGCCGGTGTCGATGTCGGCCTCCAGTCCGGTGTCGACCGACTCCTTCGCGGCACGCAGGGCGATCGCCGGGCCCTGGGCGAGCTTCGCGGCCCAGGCGTGCGCCTGCTCGTACACCTCGGCGGCCGGGACGACCCGGTCCACCAGGCCGATCTCCAGCGCCTCGGCGGCCTTGACCTGACGGCCCGTGAAGATGAGGTCCTTGGCCTTGGAGGGGCCGATCAGCCGGGGCAGCCGCTGGGTGCCGCCCGCGCCCGGGATCAGGCCGAGCAGGATCTCGGGCTGGCCGAGCTTGGCGTTGTCGGCGGCGATGCGGAAGTCGGCGCACAGGGCCAGTTCGCAGCCGCCGCCGAGGGCGTAGCCGGTGACGGCCGCGACGACGGGCTTGGGGATGCGGGCGACGGCCGTGAAGGAGTCCTGCAGGGCGCGGGCGCGCAGGATCATCGCGGTGTGATCCATGTCCTGCATCTCCTTGATGTCCGCGCCGGCCGCGAACACCCGCTCGCCGCCGTAGATCACCACGGCGCGTACGTCGTCGCGGCGCGTGACCTCCTCGGCGAGTTCCTTCAGCCGGTCCTGGGTGGCGACGTCCAGCGCGTTCATCGGCGGCCGGTCGAGACGGAGGGTACCGACGCCTTCGGCGACTTCGAGATTGACGGTCATGGAGGCAGGTTAACGGGGACTAACGCGGGCGGGCCCG comes from Streptomyces sp. FXJ1.172 and encodes:
- a CDS encoding ATP-binding protein, coding for MPSAYAGRRVGHGGAWGAYSSGTAPKTPPDGHHGGMAGLEGIEQPRGHSRAAAARWSPGVEDEQALKALELFGNPAEVEVPLPSRPESAATARRLTQVVVLRTWRLTPKLAEDTVLLVSELVGNAVRHTGARVFGLRMRCRPGRIRVEVRDPSRGLPCLMPVQELDVSGRGLFLVDKLSDRWGVDLLPRGKTTWFEMRVADR
- a CDS encoding enoyl-CoA hydratase/isomerase family protein, which codes for MTVNLEVAEGVGTLRLDRPPMNALDVATQDRLKELAEEVTRRDDVRAVVIYGGERVFAAGADIKEMQDMDHTAMILRARALQDSFTAVARIPKPVVAAVTGYALGGGCELALCADFRIAADNAKLGQPEILLGLIPGAGGTQRLPRLIGPSKAKDLIFTGRQVKAAEALEIGLVDRVVPAAEVYEQAHAWAAKLAQGPAIALRAAKESVDTGLEADIDTGLTVERNWFAGLFATEDRERGMRSFVEEGPGKAKFR